In Methanomassiliicoccales archaeon, one DNA window encodes the following:
- a CDS encoding fibronectin type III domain-containing protein, which produces MAVGGTLSFVAGAPWTIITNDVVVTAHDFYNNTVTSYAGSPVWIASCAGTLPAAQAFSSGTKTFLGTGFALNIVGAQNLTMTDGAIIGTSATITITPGALASFTISGEPASCTAGTAWTAGVVVTALDSYGNIKTDYTGQVYFTSTDTAAVLPYTLGSHYTFVAGTGTHTFPGAGFTLKTTASQTITITNGTISQTSATITVTPGPLVSFTMTGAPASCTAGTPWTAGVVVTALDAYSNVKIDYAGDVYFTSTDMAAVLPYTIGVKYTFVTGTGTHTFPGAGFILKTIAGDAKTITITNGTISQTSAAITINPGALDHFTVVGITDPVVAGALTSPTVTAYDAYNNINTTYTGTIHFSSTDVRETTVLPADYTFVLGDGGTHTFTSGVKLTTTGEQTVTVTNIILGKVGAQTVTVAPAALEHFTLVGIIDPVVAGVLTSPTVNAYDVYNNVKTDYTGTINFTSSDHGASTLLPANYSFIPADAGVKNFANGVKLTTTGEQWVRATDTVVGTAWGEQTAITVYTVSGAPALTSAIAGINSAVLAWIAPTDNGSTPITGYKVYYGMVDPTTQFGGTLPATNLTVSVTGLTAGTKYYFAVKAVNAAGDSLDSNIRNATVMTVPGTPTGPNARAIYGQVTLTWTVPASTGGSPITHYKVYRGLSAVSVAHIGNSTSTTFVDAAATAGSTYYYKVSAVNAVGEGAQCAAISVLVPTIVPVSGKIVDASGNGLAGIKVALENGTSVKTDAQGNFTIMASPGNHILTISGPGIETKTVAAKVTSSGLVIGSITTSPASDYMPIRIMLSVILTVVEIAVVLVAARFVLRKRKGKK; this is translated from the coding sequence GTGGCCGTTGGCGGAACTCTGTCCTTCGTCGCTGGCGCCCCCTGGACGATCATCACCAACGATGTCGTGGTCACGGCTCATGACTTCTACAACAACACCGTGACCAGCTACGCCGGCAGCCCGGTGTGGATCGCATCCTGCGCCGGCACGTTGCCGGCCGCGCAGGCCTTCTCGTCGGGTACCAAGACCTTCCTGGGTACCGGGTTCGCGCTCAACATCGTGGGCGCGCAGAACCTCACCATGACCGATGGAGCAATCATCGGCACCAGCGCCACGATCACCATCACCCCAGGTGCGCTAGCTAGCTTCACCATTTCCGGAGAGCCTGCATCTTGCACAGCCGGAACCGCGTGGACTGCTGGAGTGGTGGTCACCGCCCTAGACTCCTATGGCAACATCAAGACCGACTACACCGGCCAGGTCTACTTCACATCCACGGACACAGCTGCCGTGCTCCCGTACACCCTTGGAAGCCATTACACCTTCGTTGCCGGCACCGGTACACACACCTTCCCTGGAGCGGGGTTCACTCTGAAGACTACCGCAAGCCAGACCATCACCATAACCAATGGCACGATATCACAGACGAGCGCTACGATTACCGTCACCCCTGGCCCTCTGGTCAGCTTCACTATGACAGGAGCCCCGGCAAGCTGCACGGCTGGAACTCCGTGGACGGCCGGAGTGGTGGTCACCGCCCTAGACGCCTACAGCAACGTCAAGATCGACTATGCTGGCGATGTCTACTTCACCTCCACGGACATGGCAGCGGTGCTTCCATACACCATTGGAGTCAAGTACACCTTCGTTACCGGCACCGGTACGCACACCTTCCCCGGAGCAGGGTTCATCCTGAAGACGATCGCAGGCGACGCCAAGACTATCACCATAACCAATGGCACGATATCACAGACGAGCGCTGCGATCACCATCAACCCAGGCGCGCTGGACCACTTCACCGTGGTCGGCATCACCGACCCGGTGGTCGCTGGCGCGCTGACCTCGCCCACCGTGACCGCCTACGATGCGTACAACAATATCAACACCACCTACACCGGGACGATCCACTTCAGCTCCACCGATGTGAGGGAGACCACCGTTCTGCCAGCTGACTACACCTTCGTCTTGGGCGATGGCGGCACACACACCTTCACCAGCGGCGTGAAGCTGACCACCACAGGCGAGCAGACGGTTACCGTGACCAACATCATCCTCGGCAAGGTCGGCGCGCAGACCGTAACCGTGGCCCCGGCGGCGCTGGAACACTTCACCTTGGTCGGCATCATCGATCCGGTGGTCGCTGGCGTGCTGACCTCGCCCACCGTGAACGCCTACGATGTGTACAACAACGTCAAGACCGACTACACCGGGACGATCAACTTCACCTCCTCCGATCATGGAGCGAGCACCCTCCTGCCGGCGAACTATTCCTTCATCCCGGCCGATGCTGGCGTGAAGAACTTCGCCAACGGCGTGAAGCTGACCACCACCGGCGAGCAGTGGGTCAGGGCCACCGACACCGTCGTGGGCACCGCCTGGGGCGAGCAGACCGCCATCACCGTGTACACCGTTTCCGGCGCTCCGGCGCTGACCTCCGCCATTGCGGGGATCAACAGCGCGGTCTTGGCTTGGATTGCTCCCACCGACAATGGCAGTACGCCGATCACCGGCTACAAGGTCTATTACGGAATGGTCGATCCAACTACTCAGTTCGGAGGTACTCTGCCGGCGACGAACCTCACGGTGAGCGTCACTGGATTGACAGCTGGAACAAAGTACTATTTCGCCGTCAAGGCCGTGAACGCCGCTGGCGACTCGCTCGATTCGAACATCCGCAACGCCACCGTGATGACCGTGCCGGGAACGCCGACCGGACCGAATGCCAGGGCGATCTATGGCCAGGTCACGTTGACCTGGACCGTGCCGGCCAGCACCGGCGGCAGCCCTATCACTCACTACAAGGTCTACCGCGGCCTTTCGGCCGTAAGTGTGGCCCACATCGGCAACAGCACCTCGACCACGTTCGTTGACGCGGCAGCGACGGCCGGCTCCACCTATTACTACAAGGTGAGTGCCGTCAATGCCGTCGGAGAGGGAGCCCAATGCGCCGCCATTTCCGTCCTGGTGCCTACCATAGTCCCCGTGAGCGGGAAGATAGTGGATGCCAGCGGTAACGGTCTGGCCGGTATCAAGGTCGCCTTGGAGAACGGCACATCGGTGAAGACAGACGCTCAAGGCAACTTCACCATCATGGCCTCCCCGGGCAACCATATCCTCACCATCAGCGGCCCGGGCATCGAGACCAAGACCGTGGCCGCGAAGGTCACCAGCTCCGGTCTGGTGATCGGCAGCATCACGACCAGCCCGGCGAGCGACTATATGCCTATCAGGATTATGCTGTCAGTCATCTTGACGGTGGTCGAGATCGCCGTGGTGCTGGTGGCGGCGCGGTTCGTCCTGCGCAAGCGCAAGGGCAAGAAGTAG
- a CDS encoding PPC domain-containing protein: MVQSEFVGGNEATPTAYLVGHPVSASSDQSETIKVVATEHINGFAGGTFELAKEGDSYRLLSNQIEDDEVAQFGQLSTFEGGRNIEVEVTSVSLVYDGYTYGAATDGNDDYVWIAPDMSLPCLFNTIRLSGTVMTMEEMLAIADAYPSSLLADIDLAKASDLQAKFDFAFSGVTTKFLMVDGAEYTDVQTVRGDVLDVIVPDDVNRLASVFSIEGTTWIKEFTSKIEMGVAVIAQDGLTSSDQDLWFALCPLEDIAEMKGICEIGIAPSELSKVAQKTMGLDAGSFSFSSLLPAFTMHIGVVVSIAPAVMYQHRVSDLWQAVEANPGSSMVSSESINAYCVAIDAQTMCDSLGELLGLASMVVDRLNTITTFRNPAFLLMVDEHFSDILKNDGTEAWHYAAVGIVPNYQHQDSALRHLYLEGVLYDPSEFFGAGLDVPVVVADSLIDIAEGAVQTTVKELQQGIQLQERNGIESAKVAFDAMVVGVSLKEIVGGMVGSLFPFAGKVVEAFPLDLCLYEGLYFDGPLDVYHVPIIYLAAGTGETHLWPTLRHIEGVYIDIDSVFNTIDAYIQQQVIPEHPVIGTLLSLLVPSNITDPIVNGQENWLYGLFPNGFVVAFSMEAAVNEPPVLNIIAPMDSSEVPLSRLNVTFEVTDTVDFPLWLEVYLTREDLPLIGNVSIWIPIPMLRKGIWSTDDLWWWDSIRRSTLAEFFLGNSDYTMTIRARDFDGYSESKTVRFRILDHEPDVTPPTSFVRPMNDYQNDLSFVLPVDMHDDQGIQAVEIWYSKDDGQWTMGRNVTKGLFGWDFTFSTEGKGNGAYRFYTRAIDYSNNYEAAPSGSDASTFVDTVPPQAVVTGPSTAYGKTIEVLYQYADAAPSSGPKNVSIYSCDNIDGILKDWVLLGYDSSPGDGTVLLNVSFLGDGYVGLIAVCLDNAGNRDENEPGWFSSPELVMWLNAALPIPVVQYLPVNPTSDGMKVDLRWSANGDHDFYAYGFYRSTNPDFAPGIATLVGYIGTQSSTQATITGLDAETIYYFVIRVYDVDGFYSDSNKVYTRTFAAFDTPGSYVDAVYLTPDTAWSESTSILGDSLDVFGVYLFAGETVDIQMLGDTFGGGDLFLRSGYSGYELLASSQNLGVTEHISFTVTSDGYYYILVNTGLLVGTSWYTLWITVI, from the coding sequence TTGGTTCAATCCGAATTCGTGGGTGGGAACGAGGCAACGCCGACGGCCTACTTAGTCGGACATCCGGTCAGTGCCAGTAGCGATCAATCCGAAACGATCAAGGTCGTAGCGACGGAACATATTAACGGGTTCGCGGGCGGGACGTTCGAGCTGGCGAAAGAAGGAGACAGTTACAGGCTTCTCAGCAATCAGATTGAAGACGATGAGGTGGCGCAATTCGGTCAGCTTTCAACCTTTGAAGGAGGTAGGAATATCGAGGTTGAAGTCACCTCTGTCAGCCTCGTCTATGATGGCTACACCTACGGAGCGGCGACGGACGGAAACGATGACTACGTTTGGATAGCGCCTGACATGTCCCTTCCGTGCCTGTTCAACACGATCCGCCTGAGCGGCACGGTGATGACGATGGAGGAGATGCTAGCGATAGCCGACGCCTACCCGTCCTCTCTCCTCGCCGACATCGACCTCGCCAAGGCATCTGACCTGCAGGCCAAGTTCGATTTCGCCTTCTCAGGAGTGACGACCAAGTTCCTGATGGTGGACGGCGCCGAGTACACCGATGTCCAGACGGTCAGAGGGGACGTCCTGGACGTGATCGTGCCTGATGATGTCAACAGGCTTGCCTCGGTCTTCAGCATCGAAGGCACGACCTGGATCAAGGAGTTCACCTCGAAGATTGAGATGGGCGTCGCGGTGATTGCGCAAGACGGTCTAACATCATCCGACCAGGATCTGTGGTTCGCCCTCTGCCCATTGGAGGACATCGCCGAAATGAAGGGCATATGTGAGATAGGGATCGCTCCTTCGGAGCTGTCTAAGGTGGCGCAGAAGACCATGGGATTGGATGCCGGGTCTTTCTCTTTCTCTTCATTGCTCCCAGCCTTCACGATGCACATCGGTGTAGTGGTATCGATTGCGCCTGCCGTCATGTACCAGCACCGCGTCTCCGACCTCTGGCAGGCTGTGGAAGCGAATCCCGGCAGCTCTATGGTGTCCTCAGAGTCGATCAATGCATATTGCGTGGCGATAGATGCCCAGACGATGTGCGATAGCCTGGGCGAGTTGCTCGGCCTGGCGTCGATGGTCGTGGATCGACTCAATACGATCACCACTTTCCGCAACCCCGCTTTCCTGCTGATGGTCGACGAACATTTCTCCGACATCCTGAAGAACGATGGGACCGAGGCATGGCACTACGCTGCCGTGGGCATAGTGCCAAACTACCAGCACCAAGACTCCGCTCTCCGGCACCTGTACCTGGAAGGAGTTCTGTACGATCCAAGCGAATTCTTCGGAGCCGGTCTTGATGTCCCGGTGGTCGTCGCGGACTCGCTCATCGATATCGCCGAGGGTGCGGTCCAGACGACGGTCAAGGAACTGCAACAAGGGATCCAATTGCAGGAAAGGAATGGCATCGAGAGCGCCAAGGTCGCATTCGACGCGATGGTGGTCGGAGTGTCGCTCAAAGAGATCGTCGGTGGCATGGTAGGTTCTCTTTTCCCCTTCGCCGGGAAGGTGGTCGAGGCATTCCCTCTTGACCTGTGCCTGTACGAGGGACTCTACTTCGATGGGCCGCTCGATGTCTACCACGTGCCAATAATATACCTGGCGGCCGGGACTGGCGAAACGCACCTTTGGCCCACGTTGCGGCACATCGAAGGCGTCTACATCGACATCGATTCCGTATTCAATACGATAGACGCGTACATTCAGCAGCAGGTGATACCTGAGCATCCGGTCATTGGCACGCTTCTTTCTCTTCTCGTTCCATCGAACATCACGGATCCAATAGTCAATGGTCAGGAGAACTGGCTGTACGGCCTCTTCCCGAATGGTTTCGTTGTCGCGTTCTCGATGGAGGCGGCTGTCAACGAGCCTCCGGTCTTGAACATCATCGCCCCAATGGACAGCTCAGAGGTACCGCTCAGTCGTCTGAACGTGACGTTCGAGGTCACGGACACTGTGGACTTCCCTCTATGGCTCGAGGTCTATTTGACAAGGGAGGACCTCCCGCTGATCGGAAACGTCAGCATCTGGATCCCCATCCCAATGCTTCGCAAAGGAATCTGGTCAACCGATGACCTGTGGTGGTGGGACAGCATTAGGCGAAGCACTCTTGCGGAGTTCTTCCTTGGCAACAGCGACTACACAATGACGATCAGGGCAAGGGATTTCGATGGCTACTCCGAAAGCAAGACCGTACGCTTCCGCATATTGGATCACGAGCCTGATGTTACGCCGCCAACCTCATTCGTGAGGCCAATGAATGACTATCAAAACGACCTCTCGTTCGTTCTGCCAGTAGATATGCACGACGATCAGGGAATCCAGGCGGTCGAGATATGGTACAGCAAGGACGACGGTCAATGGACGATGGGTCGAAACGTCACAAAAGGCCTTTTTGGCTGGGACTTCACATTCAGCACAGAAGGGAAAGGGAACGGAGCGTATCGATTCTACACTAGGGCCATCGACTACTCGAACAATTACGAGGCCGCGCCCTCAGGGTCCGATGCTAGCACCTTCGTCGACACGGTACCGCCCCAAGCGGTGGTCACTGGGCCATCAACGGCATACGGCAAAACAATCGAAGTGCTCTATCAATACGCCGATGCCGCTCCCTCCTCTGGACCGAAGAACGTGAGCATCTACAGTTGCGATAACATTGATGGAATCCTCAAGGACTGGGTGCTGCTGGGATACGATTCATCCCCTGGGGATGGAACGGTTCTGTTGAATGTTTCCTTCCTGGGCGATGGATACGTGGGCTTGATAGCGGTGTGCCTGGACAACGCGGGAAATCGGGACGAGAACGAACCAGGATGGTTCAGCAGTCCCGAGCTGGTAATGTGGTTGAACGCCGCCCTGCCAATCCCTGTGGTTCAGTACCTGCCAGTCAATCCGACCAGCGATGGCATGAAAGTCGACCTAAGATGGTCCGCCAATGGGGACCATGATTTCTATGCGTATGGTTTCTACCGGAGCACAAATCCCGATTTCGCTCCTGGCATCGCAACACTGGTGGGATATATAGGCACCCAGTCATCCACGCAGGCCACAATAACTGGGCTTGATGCGGAGACCATCTATTACTTCGTTATCCGCGTATATGATGTCGACGGGTTCTACTCCGACTCGAATAAAGTGTACACACGGACCTTCGCGGCGTTTGACACACCGGGCAGCTACGTCGATGCGGTCTACCTTACGCCAGACACTGCCTGGAGCGAGAGCACCTCCATCCTCGGTGATTCACTCGATGTCTTTGGGGTGTACCTGTTCGCGGGAGAGACTGTGGACATTCAAATGCTGGGAGACACCTTTGGAGGCGGAGATCTGTTCCTCAGATCCGGCTATTCGGGTTATGAGCTCTTGGCCTCGTCGCAGAACTTGGGAGTAACGGAGCATATCTCCTTTACAGTGACTTCGGATGGGTACTATTACATCTTGGTGAACACTGGTTTGCTCGTCGGTACATCATGGTACACCCTATGGATAACCGTGATTTAG
- a CDS encoding UDP-N-acetylglucosamine 2-epimerase, with amino-acid sequence MNVHRQENVDYRERLSGMLDGLRTVGRETGLRVIFPAHPRTRNSIGKFMLSTKGLELLDPVGYLDFLMLESNAKLILTDSGGVQEEACILRVPCVTMRDNTERPETIQVGANLLAGTKPREILSRSMKMLDVPRTWKNPFGDGKTGERIVEHLIRTLGPS; translated from the coding sequence ATGAATGTGCATCGGCAGGAAAACGTCGATTATCGCGAGCGATTAAGCGGGATGCTCGACGGCCTACGAACCGTAGGAAGGGAAACGGGGCTGAGGGTCATCTTCCCAGCTCATCCCCGGACCCGGAACAGCATTGGCAAGTTCATGTTATCGACGAAAGGCCTCGAACTGTTGGATCCAGTAGGCTACTTGGACTTCCTCATGCTGGAATCGAACGCCAAGCTGATCCTCACCGACTCGGGCGGAGTGCAGGAAGAGGCCTGCATTCTGAGAGTGCCTTGCGTAACCATGCGCGACAACACCGAACGACCGGAGACCATCCAGGTCGGAGCGAACCTGCTCGCCGGCACCAAGCCAAGAGAGATACTCTCCCGGTCGATGAAGATGCTCGACGTCCCGAGGACGTGGAAGAATCCCTTTGGGGATGGGAAGACGGGAGAGAGGATAGTGGAGCATCTGATTCGTACTTTAGGCCCGAGCTGA